The proteins below are encoded in one region of Corvus hawaiiensis isolate bCorHaw1 chromosome 3, bCorHaw1.pri.cur, whole genome shotgun sequence:
- the MGME1 gene encoding mitochondrial genome maintenance exonuclease 1 has translation MQFLQILSRKAGSLEMLFQIPFCQKQFPYTCLSTSACVYSKKKKGNSYEQVDQEKYKNLVHSVTSYKTSAQTPETILEEDNWLYGPPNKHRPPIKAGTKTPKNWVPLINPSKRILPVSSDSNVPMKIGLQRAKMPSVTRILQETLSPQQVFYLERWKNKMIEELGKEGFEEYTKNLFLQGELFHSALESIFLSEEKAAKEQGKDDVVAGYLSSVEHVLGDISEVKALESGVQHETLQYLGLVDCVAKYRGRLCVIDWKTSEKPKPFLQNTYDNPLQVAAYIGAINHDANYDFQVRCGLVVVAYKNGSPAHPHFMDPDLCSQYWSKWLLRLEEYMDKN, from the exons ATGCAATTCCTACAGATCCtgtccaggaaagcagggagcCTGGAAATGCTTTTTCAAATACCGTTTTGCCAAAAGCAATTCCCATATACGTGTCTGTCTACCTCTGCATGTGTTtatagtaaaaagaaaaaaggaaacagttaTGAACAAGTCGACcaagaaaaatacaagaacTTGGTCCACTCTGTTACGTCCTACAAaaccagtgcccaaacaccagAGACAATACTTGAGGAGGACAATTGGTTATATGGGCCACCAAATAAACACAGACCTCCAATTAAAGCTGGGACAAAAACTCCCAAGAACTGGGTTCCTTTAATAAACCCCAGCAAGAGAATTCTTCCTGTCAGCAGTGATTCAAATGTCCCCATGAAAATCGGGTTACAAAGAGCAAAGATGCCCAGTGTTACCCGCATCCTTCAAGAAACCCTCTCTCCACAGCAAGTCTTTTATCTGGAAAGATGGAAGAATAAAATGATAGAGGAACTTGGAAAAGAGGGATTTGAAGAGTATACCAAAA ATCTTTTTCTCCAGGGAGAGCTCTTCCATTCAGCTTTGGAATCAATTTTCCTGTCTGAAGAGAAGGCAGCTAAGGAGCAGGGCAAAGATGATGTCGTGGCTGGCTACTTATCCAGCGTGGAACATGTCTTGGGAGACATCAGCGAGGTGAAGGCTCTGGAAAGCGGAGTTCAGCACGAGACCCTGCAGTACCTGGGCCTGGTCGACTGCGTGGCCAAGTATCG GGGCCGATTGTGTGTGATCGACTGGAAAACTTCGGAGAAACCAAAGCCATTTCTGCAGAATACTTATGACAACCCATTACAGGTTGCAGCATATATTGGAGCCATAAATCATGATGCCAATTATGACTTCCAG GTTCGCTGTGGGCTCGTTGTGGTTGCCTACAAGAACGGCTCTCCAGCACATCCACATTTCATGGATCCTGACCTGTGCTCACAGTACTGGAGTAAGTGGCTCTTGCGCCTGGAGGAGTACATGGACAAAAACTGA